The Mammaliicoccus sciuri genome window below encodes:
- a CDS encoding PH domain-containing protein → MMFDPQKLHPISYVSGFLASLKENVFPLIIAVFIVVTRGLDNFWDLTFPIVLLIFSLISSIFKAIKIYNTRYWIENDQLIMTWGVFSKNRKELNIERIQSVDTSQNIVHQLLGGVSLSIKTPSDGIELDTITKSQNDSLSKYLKERKYAIKNKEQSEDELNEEHGTSSDSDQHDVINEKEEVVFFRLSTKDLLKMSFTSGGILIVFAALGSLLGFFTQIIDIEDYISPLINQVVNLTFVIISITLLFIILSYVIGSLIVFIKNYKYQLTFDGELLTVKYGLLTVQKRTVPIRRIQALKEEESIFRRVIGYTKISAIITSDGHFENGEDSDVGTVTILPFMKKKEAYQLLEDIIPQFQFHSVKKGLPKQGIRRRVFIPTIILLLIVIPIQIYLWSYTWMIGLVIFLVMLFYASIITLKSGYKIYDDSIVILNATPFVYTTIWANRNKILTFELHKNPIIKRKNIAHFTIQIAYGNGVLSKGLRFINKQDTLNVYKWYKDKGGHVDAS, encoded by the coding sequence ATGATGTTTGATCCTCAAAAATTACATCCAATATCTTATGTTAGTGGCTTTTTAGCCAGTTTAAAAGAAAATGTATTTCCATTAATAATCGCTGTGTTTATTGTTGTAACACGCGGACTTGATAATTTTTGGGACCTTACATTTCCAATTGTTCTTTTAATTTTTTCACTTATAAGTAGTATTTTTAAAGCAATTAAGATTTACAATACACGTTATTGGATTGAGAATGATCAATTGATTATGACTTGGGGTGTCTTTTCAAAAAATCGTAAAGAGTTAAATATTGAAAGGATTCAGTCTGTTGATACTTCTCAAAATATTGTACATCAGTTGTTAGGTGGTGTGAGTTTAAGTATTAAAACGCCGAGTGATGGTATTGAATTAGATACGATTACGAAGTCACAAAATGATAGTCTTTCAAAATATTTAAAAGAAAGAAAATATGCTATTAAAAATAAAGAGCAAAGCGAAGATGAGTTAAACGAGGAACATGGAACGTCGTCTGATTCTGATCAACATGATGTCATTAATGAAAAAGAAGAAGTCGTGTTCTTTAGATTATCTACTAAAGATTTATTGAAGATGAGTTTTACAAGTGGTGGCATTTTGATTGTTTTTGCGGCACTTGGCTCATTACTTGGATTTTTCACGCAAATAATCGATATCGAGGATTACATCAGTCCACTGATTAATCAAGTTGTTAATCTAACATTTGTTATCATATCAATCACACTATTATTTATTATATTGAGTTATGTCATTGGATCACTTATTGTATTTATTAAAAATTATAAATATCAATTAACATTTGATGGGGAACTTTTAACGGTTAAATATGGTTTGTTAACTGTTCAAAAGCGTACCGTTCCAATTAGAAGAATACAAGCATTAAAAGAAGAAGAATCTATATTCAGAAGAGTGATCGGATACACTAAAATATCAGCGATAATTACTTCAGATGGACATTTTGAAAATGGAGAAGATAGTGATGTCGGTACTGTTACAATCTTGCCATTTATGAAGAAGAAAGAAGCATATCAATTACTTGAAGATATTATTCCGCAATTTCAGTTTCATTCCGTTAAAAAAGGCTTACCTAAACAAGGTATTCGTAGAAGAGTGTTCATCCCGACAATTATTTTATTGTTAATTGTGATACCTATTCAAATATATTTATGGTCTTATACTTGGATGATCGGATTAGTAATATTCTTGGTTATGCTATTTTATGCAAGTATCATTACGTTGAAATCTGGATATAAAATTTATGACGACTCAATCGTCATACTTAATGCAACACCGTTTGTATATACAACAATTTGGGCGAATAGAAATAAGATATTAACTTTTGAATTACATAAAAATCCAATTATTAAACGTAAAAATATTGCACATTTCACAATTCAAATAGCATATGGAAATGGTGTGTTGTCTAAAGGATTAAGATTTATTAATAAACAAGATACGTTAAATGTTTATAAATGGTATAAAGATAAAGGAGGTCACGTAGATGCTTCCTAG
- a CDS encoding PH domain-containing protein — translation MLPRYRMDKKGMVVERIGSLITISILIIILIVMAVIFNLWWTTASKWFLLIPVVLILVIAIYGLIIQPYYMYRNFRYEINDDEINIKSGVFMIRETTIPMGRIQNVDLYEGFIMRKFNLANITLSTAGGNRTIQYLNKEKANRIKHTIQNRIEK, via the coding sequence ATGCTTCCTAGATATAGAATGGATAAAAAGGGAATGGTCGTTGAACGTATTGGATCGCTCATTACAATTTCAATACTCATCATTATATTAATCGTCATGGCAGTAATTTTTAATTTATGGTGGACGACAGCTTCAAAATGGTTTCTGCTTATTCCAGTAGTGCTCATCTTGGTAATAGCTATATATGGTTTAATCATCCAGCCTTATTACATGTATAGAAATTTCAGATATGAAATAAATGATGATGAAATAAACATTAAATCAGGTGTTTTTATGATTAGAGAAACAACGATACCTATGGGTAGAATTCAAAATGTTGATTTATATGAAGGATTCATAATGAGAAAGTTTAACCTGGCTAATATTACATTGTCTACAGCTGGAGGGAATCGAACGATTCAATATTTAAATAAAGAAAAAGCCAATCGTATTAAACACACGATACAAAATAGAATTGAAAAATGA
- the acpS gene encoding holo-ACP synthase translates to MIQGVGIDLVEIERIQDWYTKRPEMVNKILTKDEINIFSKIKLESRKIEFIAGRFAVKEAFSKAMGTGIGKKYGFHSINCLPDENGKPEIICEGYRVHPSITHTKHYAEAIVIIENIKQD, encoded by the coding sequence ATGATTCAAGGTGTCGGTATAGATTTAGTCGAAATAGAACGTATACAAGATTGGTATACGAAACGACCAGAAATGGTTAATAAAATTTTAACAAAAGATGAAATAAATATTTTTAGCAAAATTAAATTAGAATCGAGAAAAATCGAATTTATCGCTGGTAGATTTGCTGTGAAGGAAGCATTTAGTAAAGCGATGGGTACTGGTATTGGTAAAAAATACGGCTTTCATTCGATTAATTGTTTACCAGATGAAAATGGAAAACCAGAAATTATATGTGAAGGGTATCGTGTTCATCCGTCCATTACACACACAAAACATTATGCAGAAGCCATTGTGATTATAGAAAATATTAAGCAAGATTGA
- the alr gene encoding alanine racemase, producing the protein MSEKYYRPTYINVDLKAILENYQAVGRLHPNKKIMAVVKANGYGLGSVPIATYLMNEGVDFFAVATLDEAIELRMHGIKAKILVLGVINTKDINKAVQHRVALTVPSEQWLDDAIESIDDDSDKPLWMHVKIDTGMGRIGLKDIETYQHVVHKIEQHERLIFEGVYTHFASADEPNDFSKKQYELFEEFVESSQTPEYIHAQNSAGALRYDASICTAVRFGISLYGYYPSKYIQEISNLKLKPSAQLITEVVQTKYLEPGETVSYGATFTAGERIKVATLPIGYADGYLRKMQDTLVNVNGVNCPVIGRVCMDQTMIKVPDDVQTGDKVILMDNDVDSEQSAEKIAEAQDTINYEVLCNLKKRLPRIYHDGENIEITNELLK; encoded by the coding sequence TTGTCCGAAAAATATTATAGGCCAACTTATATCAACGTCGATTTAAAGGCAATACTAGAAAATTATCAAGCAGTAGGAAGACTTCATCCAAATAAGAAGATTATGGCAGTCGTTAAGGCAAATGGGTACGGATTAGGAAGTGTACCAATTGCGACTTACTTAATGAATGAAGGTGTAGACTTCTTTGCAGTTGCGACATTAGATGAAGCAATTGAATTAAGAATGCATGGTATTAAAGCCAAAATATTAGTTCTCGGCGTTATTAATACTAAAGATATTAATAAAGCTGTTCAACATAGAGTTGCATTAACCGTTCCATCAGAACAATGGTTAGATGATGCAATAGAATCAATAGATGATGATTCTGATAAACCTTTATGGATGCACGTAAAAATAGATACAGGCATGGGTAGAATTGGATTAAAAGATATTGAAACTTACCAACATGTCGTTCATAAAATAGAACAGCATGAACGCCTTATATTTGAAGGTGTGTATACGCACTTTGCTTCTGCAGACGAACCAAATGATTTCTCTAAAAAGCAATATGAATTATTTGAAGAATTTGTAGAGTCTTCTCAAACACCTGAATATATACATGCTCAAAATTCAGCAGGTGCCTTAAGATATGATGCTTCTATTTGTACAGCTGTTAGATTTGGTATTTCATTATATGGATATTATCCATCAAAATATATTCAAGAAATTTCTAATTTAAAATTAAAGCCTTCTGCACAATTAATAACAGAAGTCGTTCAAACAAAATATTTAGAACCAGGCGAAACAGTGAGTTATGGTGCAACATTTACTGCTGGTGAACGTATTAAAGTGGCCACATTACCAATAGGTTATGCAGATGGTTACTTAAGAAAGATGCAAGATACACTTGTGAATGTAAATGGTGTGAATTGTCCCGTCATAGGTAGAGTATGTATGGATCAAACGATGATTAAAGTACCAGATGATGTTCAAACAGGTGATAAAGTCATTCTCATGGATAATGATGTTGATTCAGAACAATCAGCAGAAAAGATTGCTGAAGCACAAGATACCATTAATTATGAAGTACTTTGCAACTTGAAAAAGAGATTACCACGTATCTATCATGATGGTGAAAATATTGAAATTACGAACGAATTATTAAAATAG
- the mazE gene encoding type II toxin-antitoxin system antitoxin MazE, producing MTSLTQNRTQSLEQTLKEGYRSMADLNLSLASEAYYSECEACDSNESHLASQQGE from the coding sequence ATGACATCTTTAACGCAAAATCGTACACAAAGTTTAGAACAAACACTGAAAGAAGGCTACCGTTCAATGGCCGATTTAAATCTCTCCCTTGCATCTGAAGCATACTATAGTGAATGTGAAGCTTGTGATTCAAATGAATCGCATTTAGCCTCTCAGCAAGGTGAATAA
- a CDS encoding type II toxin-antitoxin system PemK/MazF family toxin, producing MRRGDVYLADLSPVTGSEQGGTRPVVIIQNDTGNRYSPTVIVAAITGKINKAKIPTHVEIEAAKYKLDRDSVILLEQIRTIDKKRLKEKLTYLSDAKMKEVDTAIAISLNLTLQQKFDTLGNT from the coding sequence ATGAGAAGAGGAGATGTATATCTCGCAGATCTTTCACCAGTTACAGGTTCTGAACAAGGGGGAACAAGACCAGTCGTAATTATCCAGAATGATACAGGTAATCGATATAGCCCGACTGTGATTGTTGCAGCAATTACTGGTAAGATAAATAAAGCCAAAATTCCCACTCATGTAGAAATTGAGGCAGCGAAATATAAATTAGACAGAGATTCCGTAATTTTGCTTGAACAAATCAGAACTATTGATAAAAAACGCTTGAAAGAAAAATTAACATATTTATCTGATGCAAAGATGAAAGAGGTTGATACTGCTATTGCCATCAGCCTCAATCTAACTTTGCAACAAAAATTTGATACATTAGGTAATACATAA
- a CDS encoding PP2C family protein-serine/threonine phosphatase, which translates to MSEQKKQQYLQLLLDYVQTNDDEILSSCQTFSTEAIEDNVSPEEIVQLHVNIMEQEQELTKEQIIRSFDVLLEVMIGYGFTYRDYKKLLNKIKIHDKEMEVASSLQQTMLKPQVPQFDSIQIGAISVPAEKVSGDYFNLIDHNDGTMSFAVADVIGKGIPAALAMSMIKFGMDSYGHSQLPSDGLKRLNRVVEKNVNQNMFVTMFYGLYEEINNMLYYSSAGHEPGYIYRSQTGEFEEMSERGIVLGVNKHTRYKQSEIKIELQDMIIVFTDGVTELRNQQNEFIKTTDLLSMIDEYKQLHPQDIVQILYEELVKLQNPNKRDDLTILIVKRVK; encoded by the coding sequence GTGTCAGAACAAAAGAAACAACAGTATCTTCAATTATTACTTGATTATGTTCAAACAAATGATGACGAAATTTTATCATCTTGCCAAACATTTTCAACTGAGGCCATTGAAGATAATGTTTCACCAGAGGAGATAGTACAATTACATGTAAATATTATGGAACAGGAACAAGAACTGACTAAAGAACAAATCATTCGTTCATTTGATGTTCTTTTAGAAGTCATGATTGGCTATGGCTTTACATACCGTGATTATAAGAAGTTATTAAATAAGATTAAAATTCATGATAAAGAAATGGAAGTTGCGTCTAGTTTGCAACAAACGATGCTAAAGCCTCAAGTCCCTCAATTTGATAGTATTCAAATTGGGGCAATTTCTGTTCCAGCAGAAAAAGTAAGCGGAGATTATTTTAATTTAATTGATCATAATGATGGCACAATGAGTTTTGCAGTAGCAGATGTTATCGGTAAAGGTATACCGGCAGCATTAGCGATGAGTATGATTAAATTTGGCATGGATTCATACGGTCATTCTCAATTACCAAGTGACGGTTTGAAACGTTTGAATCGAGTTGTAGAAAAGAACGTTAATCAAAATATGTTTGTAACAATGTTTTATGGTCTATATGAAGAAATAAATAATATGCTTTATTATAGTTCTGCAGGTCACGAACCAGGGTACATATATAGAAGTCAGACTGGAGAATTTGAAGAAATGTCTGAACGAGGCATTGTACTTGGAGTTAATAAACATACACGTTATAAGCAGAGTGAAATAAAAATAGAATTACAAGATATGATTATCGTGTTTACTGACGGTGTAACAGAACTGCGCAATCAGCAAAATGAATTTATCAAAACGACAGATTTATTAAGTATGATTGATGAGTACAAACAACTGCATCCGCAAGACATTGTTCAAATCTTATATGAAGAACTAGTTAAACTACAGAATCCAAATAAAAGAGATGATTTAACGATATTAATTGTTAAAAGAGTTAAATAG
- a CDS encoding anti-sigma factor antagonist — MNLNIETTEHENYYEIKVGGELDVYTAPQLQDVLQPIRQKGTHDIHVNLENVSYMDSTGLGLFVGTLKSLNEHDKSLYVLGVSDRIERLFDITGLKELMHVNKGTEV, encoded by the coding sequence ATGAATCTTAACATTGAAACTACTGAACATGAAAATTACTATGAAATTAAAGTTGGCGGAGAATTGGATGTGTACACTGCGCCTCAACTTCAAGACGTATTACAACCGATTAGACAAAAAGGAACACATGATATACATGTTAATTTGGAGAACGTAAGTTATATGGATTCTACTGGTTTAGGTTTGTTTGTTGGCACATTAAAATCACTCAATGAACATGATAAATCACTATATGTGCTTGGTGTATCTGATAGAATTGAGAGATTATTTGATATTACGGGTCTTAAAGAATTAATGCATGTCAACAAAGGAACGGAGGTATAA
- the rsbW gene encoding anti-sigma B factor RsbW, with product MTSNYDYIEMRFPAAPEYVGLVRLTLSGVFNRAGASYEDIEDSKIAVSEAVTNAVKHAYSDKVEGEILIGYLVFEDKIEIIVSDSGKSFNYEEAKKVLGPYQESDNINFLRQGGLGLFLIESLMDEVSVQKDAGVTISMTKYLSKEQVQTHDGRVQSL from the coding sequence ATGACATCTAACTATGATTATATAGAGATGAGATTCCCTGCAGCTCCAGAATATGTTGGACTTGTCAGATTAACATTATCTGGCGTGTTTAATAGAGCTGGTGCTTCATATGAAGATATTGAAGATTCAAAAATTGCAGTGTCAGAAGCGGTAACAAATGCAGTGAAACACGCATATAGTGATAAAGTTGAAGGTGAAATATTAATAGGTTACCTTGTATTTGAAGATAAAATAGAAATCATTGTATCAGATTCAGGTAAAAGCTTTAATTATGAAGAAGCTAAAAAAGTGCTTGGACCATACCAAGAAAGTGATAATATCAATTTCTTGAGACAAGGTGGATTAGGACTATTTCTTATTGAGTCATTAATGGATGAAGTAAGTGTCCAAAAAGATGCTGGTGTTACAATAAGTATGACAAAGTATTTATCTAAAGAGCAGGTGCAAACACATGACGGAAGAGTCCAAAGTTTATAA
- the sigB gene encoding RNA polymerase sigma factor SigB, with the protein MTEESKVYNEVSPEDINAWIADYQENDNSEAQEKLVLHYQKLVESLAYKYSKGQAHHEDLVQVGMVGLLGAIKRFDVSFERKFEAFLIPTVIGEIKRYLRDKTWSVHVPRRIKEIGPKIKKANEELTNELGRSPKIIEIANRLEVTEEDVLEAMEMGQSYNALSVDYSIEADKDGSTVTLLDIMGESEEGYDLTEKRMILEKILPILTDREREIIQYTFISGLSQKETGEKIGLSQMHVSRLQRTAIKKLKEAAMK; encoded by the coding sequence ATGACGGAAGAGTCCAAAGTTTATAATGAAGTTTCTCCAGAAGACATTAATGCTTGGATAGCAGATTACCAAGAAAATGATAATAGTGAAGCTCAAGAAAAGCTAGTATTACATTATCAAAAATTAGTAGAATCTTTAGCATATAAATATTCCAAAGGCCAAGCACATCATGAAGATCTTGTTCAAGTTGGTATGGTTGGTTTATTAGGTGCTATAAAAAGATTCGATGTTTCATTTGAAAGAAAGTTTGAAGCATTTTTAATTCCAACTGTAATTGGTGAGATAAAGAGATATTTAAGAGATAAAACTTGGAGTGTACATGTACCTAGACGTATTAAAGAGATTGGTCCTAAAATAAAAAAGGCAAATGAAGAATTGACCAATGAATTGGGAAGGTCACCTAAAATTATTGAAATTGCAAATAGACTAGAAGTGACAGAAGAAGATGTCCTAGAAGCAATGGAAATGGGTCAAAGTTATAATGCCTTAAGTGTTGACTATTCTATCGAAGCGGATAAAGACGGATCGACCGTTACGTTGTTGGATATTATGGGAGAATCAGAAGAAGGTTATGATTTAACTGAAAAAAGAATGATATTAGAAAAAATTCTGCCTATTTTAACGGATAGAGAAAGAGAAATAATTCAATACACCTTTATTTCGGGCTTAAGTCAAAAAGAGACCGGAGAAAAAATAGGTCTCAGTCAAATGCATGTTTCAAGACTTCAAAGAACAGCAATAAAGAAATTAAAAGAAGCTGCAATGAAATAA
- a CDS encoding IS110 family RNA-guided transposase, protein MKLKLLKFNNLGVIFIEYFGIDVGKGKSFIAHYSNNEFVKEFEITHDNNGFESLNKYIKDFAGVYFLFEATGIYSKVLEKFCTVNNISFCVINPLEAKLLTNSLRNWKTDKSDAHKLAVLAKNINKKPSRNLMEEKYVKLRELTRYYEEINNQQNYLKNQLIQLLDMTFPELQNLFKDRYSKLALQVASKFPHPDFVDSNEIEELKNTINSCTEKNLSEKKKAQYAKKLVEFSMVSYPSVSKDSFLTDKLIYVIEDLLNLMKRHASIKQRLLVLAEEFEEFKIIKSIPGIGDLTAIMIIGELGDIKSFDSHKQLNAYVGIDIKRYQSGKTHFKDKINKRGNKHARSLFYLIIKNFLLGQRLFKNHIIDYYYKLKKQPNGKGHKTASIACVNKLLKTIHYLVINNKEYDYHLSPH, encoded by the coding sequence GTGAAGTTAAAGCTTCTTAAATTTAATAACTTAGGAGTGATTTTTATCGAATATTTTGGTATAGATGTTGGAAAAGGAAAGAGTTTTATTGCACATTATTCAAACAATGAATTTGTTAAAGAATTTGAAATTACCCACGATAATAATGGTTTTGAGTCACTAAACAAATATATAAAGGATTTCGCAGGAGTATATTTTTTATTTGAAGCTACTGGTATATATTCAAAAGTGTTAGAGAAATTCTGTACAGTTAACAACATTTCATTTTGTGTAATTAACCCTCTTGAGGCAAAATTACTAACTAATTCTTTAAGAAATTGGAAAACAGATAAATCTGATGCACATAAACTTGCCGTTTTAGCTAAAAATATAAATAAAAAACCTTCTAGAAATTTAATGGAAGAAAAATACGTAAAACTGAGAGAACTGACAAGATACTATGAAGAAATTAACAATCAACAAAATTACTTAAAAAACCAATTGATTCAGTTACTAGATATGACTTTTCCAGAATTACAAAACCTATTTAAGGATAGATATTCAAAATTGGCTTTACAAGTAGCTAGTAAGTTCCCACATCCTGACTTTGTTGATTCTAATGAAATTGAAGAACTAAAAAATACAATTAATAGTTGTACAGAAAAAAATCTATCAGAGAAAAAGAAAGCACAATATGCAAAAAAACTCGTAGAGTTCTCTATGGTCAGTTATCCTTCTGTTTCTAAAGATTCATTTTTAACAGATAAATTAATTTATGTGATTGAAGATTTATTAAATCTAATGAAACGGCATGCTTCTATAAAACAAAGGTTATTAGTGTTAGCTGAGGAATTCGAAGAATTTAAAATAATTAAATCTATTCCTGGCATTGGTGATTTAACAGCCATAATGATTATTGGCGAATTAGGTGACATCAAATCCTTTGATTCTCATAAACAATTGAATGCATATGTAGGCATTGATATAAAAAGATATCAGTCTGGTAAAACGCATTTTAAAGATAAAATAAACAAACGTGGAAACAAACATGCTAGATCATTATTTTACTTAATCATTAAAAATTTCCTGTTGGGTCAAAGGTTATTTAAAAATCATATTATCGACTATTATTACAAATTAAAAAAGCAGCCTAATGGCAAAGGCCACAAGACTGCTTCAATAGCTTGCGTTAACAAGCTACTTAAAACCATTCATTATCTAGTTATAAATAATAAAGAATATGATTATCACTTGTCTCCACACTGA
- a CDS encoding Tex family protein: protein MNQELIEIIKKNHPFTEKQIKTVLELLEDKNTVPFIARYRKELTGGLDEVEIKQIENEYTYALNLHNRKEEVIRLIDEQGLLTDDLKNDILKQTKLQRIEDLYRPFKKKKKTRATEAKRKGLEPLAKWILEGTSNIDLVEEASKYISEEVTSHEAAIRGAQDIIAEMISDEPKYRKYILNSVERQGKLVTEKKKKAEDEKNIFEMYYTYEEPIKKIVPHRVLAINRGESEGILKVGFEIDTASLESYLTTQFVKKEHKHIEVIKEAIQDSLKRLILPSIEREIRSELTQKAEEHAIEIFSENLKNLLLQAPLKGKKILGLDPAYRTGCKLAVINEYGSFVDKNVIYPHPPVSKTDQAEKIFVDMIKKHNIELVAIGNGTASRESEQFVAEMIKKHDLPCQFVIVNEAGASVYSASDIAREEFPDFKVEERSAVSIGRRVQDPLSELVKIDPKSIGVGQYQHDVNQKALSETLKFVVETAVNQVGVDVNTASPSLLSYVSGLSNTVANNIIKFREEKGVITHHSEIAKVPRLGNKTFEQSIGFLRIIDGSEPLDKTAIHPESYEAAYALIQYVGLQKEDIGSDVLKEKLNKLDIQDTSKTLNIGIPTLEDIIASLIAPLRDPRDEFETPILKSDVLSMEDLKPNMDLSGTVRNVIDFGAFVDIGVKQDGLVHISKLSKGYVKHPMNIVSVGDIVDVWVLDVNQDKQKVSLTMIDPNGQ from the coding sequence ATGAATCAAGAACTAATAGAAATCATAAAGAAAAATCATCCTTTTACAGAAAAACAAATTAAAACTGTACTAGAATTACTAGAAGATAAGAATACCGTGCCTTTTATAGCAAGATATAGAAAAGAATTAACTGGTGGTCTTGATGAAGTTGAAATTAAACAAATTGAAAATGAATATACATATGCACTTAACTTGCATAATAGAAAAGAAGAAGTCATCAGATTAATTGATGAACAAGGTTTATTAACAGATGATTTAAAAAATGATATTTTAAAACAAACAAAATTACAAAGAATAGAAGATTTATATCGACCATTTAAGAAAAAGAAAAAAACAAGAGCTACAGAAGCAAAACGTAAAGGTTTAGAACCTTTAGCTAAATGGATACTTGAAGGTACTTCTAATATTGATTTAGTAGAAGAAGCTTCAAAATATATTTCTGAAGAAGTTACATCTCATGAAGCTGCCATTAGAGGTGCACAAGATATTATAGCTGAAATGATTTCAGATGAGCCTAAATACCGTAAATATATTTTAAACAGTGTTGAAAGACAAGGTAAATTAGTGACTGAGAAGAAAAAGAAAGCTGAAGATGAGAAAAATATCTTTGAAATGTACTATACATATGAAGAACCAATTAAGAAAATAGTACCTCATAGAGTTCTGGCTATTAACCGTGGAGAATCAGAAGGTATATTGAAAGTAGGATTCGAAATAGATACTGCTTCATTAGAAAGTTATTTAACAACTCAATTTGTGAAAAAAGAACATAAACATATTGAAGTCATTAAAGAAGCTATTCAAGATAGCTTGAAAAGATTAATCTTACCTTCTATTGAAAGAGAGATTAGAAGTGAGTTAACACAAAAAGCTGAAGAACATGCAATTGAAATCTTCTCTGAGAATTTAAAAAACCTTTTATTGCAAGCACCATTAAAAGGTAAAAAAATTCTAGGACTAGATCCAGCATACAGAACGGGTTGTAAGTTGGCTGTTATTAATGAATATGGTTCGTTTGTTGATAAAAATGTGATATATCCTCATCCTCCAGTATCTAAAACTGATCAAGCGGAAAAGATATTTGTAGATATGATCAAGAAACATAATATTGAATTAGTTGCGATTGGTAACGGAACAGCAAGTAGAGAATCAGAACAATTTGTTGCTGAAATGATTAAAAAGCATGATTTACCTTGCCAATTTGTGATCGTCAACGAAGCTGGTGCTTCGGTTTATTCAGCTTCAGATATAGCTAGAGAAGAATTTCCTGATTTTAAAGTTGAAGAGAGAAGTGCTGTATCTATAGGTAGACGTGTACAAGATCCATTAAGCGAACTTGTTAAAATAGATCCTAAATCAATCGGTGTTGGTCAATATCAACATGATGTAAATCAAAAGGCACTAAGTGAAACTTTAAAATTTGTCGTGGAAACTGCCGTTAACCAAGTAGGTGTTGATGTGAACACTGCATCTCCATCGTTACTAAGTTATGTATCTGGTCTTAGCAATACAGTTGCAAATAACATTATTAAATTCAGAGAAGAAAAAGGTGTTATTACACATCATTCAGAAATAGCTAAAGTTCCAAGATTAGGTAATAAAACATTTGAACAAAGTATTGGATTTTTAAGAATAATAGATGGAAGCGAACCACTTGATAAAACCGCTATTCACCCTGAAAGTTATGAAGCGGCTTATGCGTTGATTCAATATGTTGGTTTACAAAAAGAAGATATTGGTTCAGATGTATTAAAAGAAAAACTAAATAAATTAGATATACAAGATACAAGTAAAACATTAAATATAGGTATACCAACGCTAGAAGATATCATTGCTTCTTTAATAGCACCTTTAAGAGACCCACGAGATGAATTCGAAACACCAATTTTAAAATCAGATGTTCTTTCTATGGAAGACTTGAAACCAAATATGGATTTAAGTGGAACAGTACGAAATGTTATCGACTTTGGTGCGTTTGTAGATATAGGTGTCAAACAAGATGGTCTTGTCCATATATCTAAATTATCTAAAGGATATGTTAAGCATCCTATGAATATTGTAAGTGTAGGAGATATAGTTGATGTTTGGGTATTAGATGTAAACCAAGATAAACAAAAAGTATCATTAACTATGATAGACCCTAATGGACAATAA
- a CDS encoding SprT family protein — protein sequence MDNKALQELVSNISMEYFNKPFKHNAVFNKRLRTTGGRYLLKSHDIEINPKQYEHFGVEALIDIIKHELCHYHLHIEGKGYQHKDKAFKDLSNEVGAPRFCKAVQSYEERANYLYQCGQCKTEFKRIKRVNTRKYRCGRCGGKLKNIT from the coding sequence ATGGACAATAAGGCACTTCAAGAACTTGTGTCTAATATATCAATGGAATATTTTAATAAGCCTTTTAAACACAATGCAGTATTTAACAAAAGGTTAAGAACAACTGGAGGAAGGTATCTATTAAAAAGTCATGATATAGAAATTAATCCGAAACAATATGAACATTTTGGTGTTGAAGCACTTATAGATATTATTAAACATGAACTTTGTCATTATCATTTACATATTGAAGGTAAAGGATACCAGCATAAAGACAAAGCATTTAAAGATTTAAGTAACGAAGTAGGTGCACCACGATTTTGTAAAGCCGTTCAAAGTTATGAAGAACGTGCTAACTATTTATATCAATGTGGGCAATGTAAAACAGAATTCAAACGTATTAAACGTGTTAATACACGTAAATACAGATGTGGACGATGTGGTGGAAAGTTAAAAAATATAACATAA